The following nucleotide sequence is from Rhizoctonia solani chromosome 15, complete sequence.
TTGTACTCGTACGACTCCCAGTCGGGAGCAGCGTCCAGAACGGGCTACACGTACTGTCACTACATGCCATAAACAAAGGTAAATGCCTGGACGAACCTTGTAGTCCTTGCCTCGCAAGATGAATGCTCCGGCGATGCGCGAGTTGTTCGCCTCGCCGAGAACCCCGACCGACCCGAATAGGTACTTCTTCGACGCTTCCAAGCGGTCTATCACAAACCTATAAGCACAAAATTATATataaaaaaaagaaactGATTACTTACTGAAGAATCCACCGATCTGGTTGGAGCTCATAAAGGTCTGCGTCAGCTCCTCGTTGTACTTGAAGTCCACACGCCAGATAGAGAAGCCCTCGGGATCGAACCTGCCGAATACCGTAAATAAAGCACAATGCGGTACGAGGCCGCACACTCACTTCTCGTAGAACCACTCCAAAGATCCACCTGGACCACGGGTGTCCATGTTCGAGTAGGCACGCTTCCAGTCCTCGAGGTTGAACGCGCTCTTGGGGAGGTCGTCGAGCGGGTTCTTGGCCTTGGGCTCAGCGGGGACCAACGgctcatcgtcatcatcgtcCTTTTCTGGCTTCTTCTCTTTTGGAGCCTTGGGTGCGGCAGGAGTAGCAGCAGCAGCGGGCTTCTCCTTTTTGGGAGGAACATATTGGAGAGGAGCGTCGGCGTACTTGATGGTGCCAAATACATCCTTGAGCTTGGGCTGGTTGGCCACGGTCTCGAGCAGACGTTGGATACCAGGGTACTTGACGCGATCATCCGGGCCCAAAAAGGTCTCGAAAAGTACGTTGGAGACAGCGGCAGCAGTGATATCAGCCAAGGAGATGCGGTTggtggggaggaagaaagtGTTGTGGGTGAGGTGGGTGTTGAGCACAGTCAGTCCGTCATGAATCTTTTCGCGCAAGAAGGTCTCGTATGGCTTGTTGTAAGGGAACTGGCCGTGTAACAGTCCATAGAGACTAAATCCTTTGCTCAGGACCTCGGAATCGATGTACGACACCCATTGGTCGACGAGGGCCGCATCGGTCGGGGAAGTTCCCAACAATCCAGAGTTGGGAGAAAGCGAAGCAACTGCGAGTATCATCAGCACATGGCCCATTTGTGTCTGTATGCGACCTACTGTAGCGGGCAATGGCGCTGCCCTCGAACAGGGTGAAGCCATCTTTGCTCTCGAAGGCAGGGATCTTGCCAGACGCAAACTTGGCCTTGTACTCGGGAGTCCTGTTCGTCTGGTTGTGAACATAGTCCGAGGGAGTCGGGTCCAATGTCAACCCAGCAAGGGCCGCAGTGGCACGAATCTATACCACATCCATCAGCTCAGACCGCCGTCGAACGAGATACACAACTTACGCGCTTGACATGCGGTTGGGTTTCTGTGATATAGAGCGTTCCGATAGAGGCCATGGTGTTGTGGTAGAGTAGTGGAGCGCAAAGTGGTCAAGGGCTCACTTTAAAAATTAATCTCAAATTTTGATCAAGATCTGTAGATCGCAGCGATGGCACACATGCACAAATTAAGACTTCGGGCAGATGACTAAGCTTGCTCTTTCTGGTATGTTCCGTCCGTTGGTGGCGAAAAAACACTAGATAGCCACGCGAGCGAGGAGATTTACCACTGCATCAGTCGTCATTAACCTCAAAGTCGAAGCTGAGCCAGGTAAATCAACCGTAAACGTGGTCAAGCGCTTCTCCATTCCAATGTCCCGAATGCGACCAGTCCACAAAATGCAATAAACCGGGTGAAAAACTAAAAATATATTCCAAAAAGACCATAAAGCTAACAACACAAAGCGCATAAAAtgcataataatcaaaccaaaaAAGCGGATTGTCTGAGGCAAGGCTCTACCACACTAGAATGAGATGAACAACTATAGCCTCTTCAGcgcctttttcttcttttctaCTCCCCCAGTCGCAACTCTCTTCGCAGTCGTCTTCACAACCCCAGCAGCCCCGTTTTCGGTCCCCGAGGCGGAGGACGTCTTCCCCGCTGAAGGAGGCTTGACCGATGTGGTGACAGTCTCGGGAATGATAGACGCCGCGTTTCCGACAGCGGACGGTTGGAGTGGAGTCTGTTGAACGATTGGAACAGCGGGTATTTCAAGTTTGGATTTAGGTGGTGATGCTGGTTCGGACGCATTCGCATTTTCGGGTACAGCACTTGCTGTCTTTGTCGGAGCAACGACAGCCGGGGCTGAAGTCGAAGTTGAAGTTGACGCAGGGGTTTGGAATTCAACGGGAGCGACCTATCCAAAACCCATAAACATCATTTCATTATCCTCGAGCACGAACAAAAACGCACCTTGGGTGTAGCATGAATACCATTCCACATCTTTGCCCTCGAACAAAATTCATCCCAATCCTCCAGCAAAAGCTTCCCGGCCTCTTCATCCAACGCACTCTCCGCATTCGGAACAATCAACAGGCACTTGATCGTCACCAATACATGACCCAACCCATACGTCGGCTTCCAATCCTTTTTAAGTGTGTTTACGCAGATCTCGCCAGAGCGGGAAACATTGGGGTGGAAGATCTTGGTGAGCATCCGGGCCGAGGGCGGAGAGGCCGGGAATGTGGGTGGGAAGGAGAAGTGGATATGGTAGTAACCGCCGGCATAGGGCGTGCCCTCTGGAGAAACTTCATTTAGTCTCGGAAAGAACAAGCAGTGTATGCAAGACATACCAGGTCCAGCAATAATACCAGTAACATCCAACATGTTTTCCTCGCTTGGTACAACTCGGATACCCTCGGGCGGCTCAGCACGAAGCTGTTGAATCTCCTTGACGAGTTTACGGAATGCGGCTGGGGTGACCTGTTGTCATCCTAATTTAGAATTTGGGATGTGAAAGAAAGTGATCAAAGACGAACCATCGTGAAAAGTCGTGAGTGTGAAAGGTCGTGAATGTGGATGAGGTGACGCGGTTGGATTGGAAACAACCGTGGAGCCAATGTCACGTGGGTTAGAgataatcacgtgactgtaTGGAAATGAAACGCTTTTGGAACTGGTTGCTGAAACACAGCGAACCTGTCCCTTCATGGTACAAACATATATGCTACACTCTCTTAGAACCTTGCTTCTCATCGCATATTTAAACAACGTTGAAAGACCATTGTTCGTCCAGGACTATTACTTTAAGCAATGCGAAATATGGAACTTGCTAGAGGCCACTTCGTGGGCATCGAAACAATATTCCAGATCGAGTCTTTATCTAGCTTCAAACACCACCCATTCTCGTCTCCTAGACTCGAACGAGTTACGGCCAGACAAGGACGAAACGGAGCTCAACGTCTAGCGCGGAGTCACAACTTTCACTTCCACCTTCACTCAACCCTACTATGAATGCGCTTTTATCTTCTTAATTGGGCACTGAAGAATCATTGCGCATCAAGAACTTGTCACTCTGGTGTATTCCAAAGTATGAATTTGAGCTGCACGAATTATTCTCAGTTTGTGGGCGCAAGTTGTGGCAGT
It contains:
- a CDS encoding elongation factor 1-gamma, with amino-acid sequence MASIGTLYITETQPHVKRIRATAALAGLTLDPTPSDYVHNQTNRTPEYKAKFASGKIPAFESKDGFTLFEGSAIARYIASLSPNSGLLGTSPTDAALVDQWVSYIDSEVLSKGFSLYGLLHGQFPYNKPYETFLREKIHDGLTVLNTHLTHNTFFLPTNRISLADITAAAVSNVLFETFLGPDDRVKYPGIQRLLETVANQPKLKDVFGTIKYADAPLQYVPPKKEKPAAAATPAAPKAPKEKKPEKDDDDDEPLVPAEPKAKNPLDDLPKSAFNLEDWKRAYSNMDTRGPGGSLEWFYEKFDPEGFSIWRVDFKYNEELTQTFMSSNQIGGFFNRLEASKKYLFGSVGVLGEANNSRIAGAFILRGKDYKPVLDAAPDWESYEYKQIDLSNPEDKAFFEAALAWDLEIDGKKWADGKNFK
- a CDS encoding ubiquitin-conjugating enzyme, with the protein product MVTPAAFRKLVKEIQQLRAEPPEGIRVVPSEENMLDVTGIIAGPEGTPYAGGYYHIHFSFPPTFPASPPSARMLTKIFHPNVSRSGEICVNTLKKDWKPTYGLGHVLVTIKCLLIVPNAESALDEEAGKLLLEDWDEFCSRAKMWNGIHATPKVAPVEFQTPASTSTSTSAPAVVAPTKTASAVPENANASEPASPPKSKLEIPAVPIVQQTPLQPSAVGNAASIIPETVTTSVKPPSAGKTSSASGTENGAAGVVKTTAKRVATGGVEKKKKALKRL